A window of Gouania willdenowi chromosome 12, fGouWil2.1, whole genome shotgun sequence contains these coding sequences:
- the mvb12ba gene encoding multivesicular body subunit 12Ba: MMPEVRDLSEALPEMAMDPITGVGVVASRNRAPTGYDVVSVTTDGLDADLWKDGLFKSKVTRYLCFTRVFSKENSHLGNVLVDMKLIDIKDTLPVGFIPIQETVDTQEQAFRKRRLCIKFIPRDSTEAAICDIRILGRTKQAPPQYTFIGELNNMGIWYRMGTVPRTQDCGLVQNVSNSQNTNSSSGSATVPAAPMLKHISMTLPASFRGKSTIRPDYEHQNSNLYAISAMDGVPFMISDKFACASSDLQQIDLMGITIKSLAEIEKEYDYSFRTEHSAAARLPPSPTRSSLTSEA, from the exons ATGATGCCTGAGGTTCGGGACCTTTCAGAGGCCTTGCCTGAGATGGCGATGGACCCGATCACTGGAGTTGGTGTTGTTGCTTCCAGGAACAGAGCGCCGACTGGATATGATGTG GTCTCAGTTACTACGGATGGATTAGACGCCGACCTTTGGAAAGATGGGCTTTTCAAATCTAAGGTGACGCGTTACCTCTGCTTCACCAGGGTGTTCTCTAAAGAAAAC AGTCATTTAGGGAACGTCCTTGTGGACATGAAGCTCATTGATATTAAGGATACTCTGCCTGTGGGTTTTATTCCCATCCAGGAGACCGTTGATACTC AGGAGCAGGCTTTTAGAAAGAGACGACTCTGCATCAAATTTATCCCTCGAGACTCCACAGAGGCAGCCATCTGTGACATCCGCATCCTGGGACGCACCAAGCAGGCCCCGCCCCAGTACACCTTCATTGG GGAGTTGAACAACATGGGGATCTGGTATCGCATGGGAACCGTTCCTCGCACCCAGGACTGTGGACTGGTGCAGAACGTTTCCAACAGTCAGAACACAAACTCGTCCAGTGGATCTGCTACAGTCCCAGCAGCTCCAATGCTCAA GCACATTTCTATGACGCTTCCTGCTAGCTTCAGAGGGAAAAGTACCATAAGACCCGACTATGAACACCAGAACTCCAACCTGTACGCCATCTCAG CCATGGATGGAGTGCCTTTTATGATTTCTGACAAGTTTGCCTGTGCCTCGTCTGAT CTGCAGCAGATCGACCTGATGGGAATCACTATTAAGTCTCTGGCTGAGATTGAGAAAGAA TATGATTACAGTTTCCGCACCGAGCACAGCGCAGCAGCTCGTCTGCCCCCCTCCCCCACACGCTCCTCCCTCACCTCTGAGGCCTGA
- the mapkap1 gene encoding target of rapamycin complex 2 subunit MAPKAP1 isoform X1 encodes MAFLDNPAIILAHIRQSHVTSDDTGMCEMVLIDQDVDLEKCQLTRVPGFSCSSTIPDSLNEGGNNGLDNHPCELSQSMDITSSWDFGIRRRSNTGLQLDSSEKPGAAAQRLERLRKERQNQIKCKNIQWKERSSSQSAEDLGSMFEKRDFKDRPRTSGTKSTLSLRLEQCPQQLNNPFNEYSKFDGKGHIGTTATKKIDVYLSMQMAQEKIHPMTVVTIANARVYDLIGLICWQYTSEGREPKLNENVNAYCLHIAEDDGEVDTDFPPLDCNEPIHKFGFSTLALVEKYSSPGLTSRQSLFVRINAAHGFSLIPVDSLKVTMKDILQKALKKRKGSQKGAGPMYRLEKQTEPNVAIDLDSTLESQNTLEFCLVRENSSRGEESSEEDPPIDITTVQDMLSSHHYKSFKISMIHKLRFTTDVQLAVSGEKVEIDPVTNQKASTKFWIRQKPISIDSDHLCACDLVEERSPSHAIFKVTYLSNHDYKALYFESDAATVNEIVLKVNYILESRASSSRADYFAQKQRKLSRRTSFSFQKEKKSGP; translated from the exons ATGGCTTTCCTGGATAATCCTGCCATTATTTTGGCTCACATCAGACAGTCTCACGTAACCAGTGATGATACTGGGATGTGTGAGATGGTCCTGATAGACCAGGACGTGGATCTGGAGAAGTGTCAGCTAACCCGTGTGCCAGGCTTCAGCTGCTCGTCCACTATTCCAGACTCTTTAAACGAAGGAGGAAATAACGGACTAGATAATCATCCATGCGAGCTTTCCCAGTCCATGGACATCACCTCCAGCTGGGACTTTGGGATCCGCCGGCGCTCTAACACAG GGCTTCAACTGGATAGCAGTGAGAAACCTGGGGCTGCTG caCAAAGACTGGAACGACTGCGAAAGGAGCGACAGAATCAAATCAAGTGTAAGAACATCCAGTGGAAGGAGAGGTCGTCCTCACAGTCAG CTGAAGATTTGGGCTCCATGTTTGAAAAACGGGACTTTAAAGACAGACCGCGAACCAGTGGAACTAAATCCACCCTCTCACTGCGACTGGAACAGTGTCCACAGCAGCTCAACAATCCCTTCAACGAGTATTCGAAGTTTGATGGAAAG GGACACATCGGGACGACGGCTACAAAGAAAATTGACGTCTACCTTTCAATGCAAATGGCTCAAGAGAAAATCCACCCAATGACGGTGGTGACCATCGCCAACGCCCGCGTCTACGACCTCATTGGACTGATCTGCTGGCAGTACACCAGTGAGGGACGAGAACCTAAACTCAA TGAGAATGTGAACGCGTACTGTCTCCACATCGCTGAGGACGACGGTGAGGTGGACACAGACTTCCCTCCACTGGACTGTAACGAACCCATCCACAAGTTTGGTTTCAGCACTTTGGCCTTGGTGGAGAAATACTCGTCACCTGGACTCACCTCCAGACAGTCCCTGTTTGTCAGAAT aAATGCTGCTCATGGTTTCTCTCTCATCCCTGTGGACAGTCTGAAGGTAACTATGAAAGATATTCTCCAGAAGGCGCTGAAGAAGAGGAAAGGCTCACAAAAAGGTGCAG GGCCGATGTATCGACTGGAAAAACAGACGGAGCCGAACGTTGCGATAGACTTGGACTCGACGCTAGAAAGTCAGAACACGCTGGAGTTCTGCCTGGTCAGAGAGAACA GTTCCAGGGGGGAGGAGAGCTCTGAGGAAGACCCCCCCATCGACATCACCACCGTCCAAGACATGTTGAGCAGTCACCATTACAAGTCCTTTAAGATTAGCATGATCCACAAGCTGCGGTTCACCACCGATGTTCAGCTcg CCGTCTCTGGGGAGAAGGTAGAGATTGACccagtgaccaatcagaaggCCAGCACCAAGTTCTGGATCCGACAGAAGCCGATCTCCATCGACTCAGATCATCTGTGTGCCTGTGACCTGGTAGAGGAAAGAAGCCCCA GTCACGCCATCTTCAAAGTCACCTATCTCAGTAACCATGACTACAAGGCTCTGTACTTTGAGTCAGATGCTGCTACGGTCAATGAGATCGTGCTGAAG gtGAACTACATCCTGGAGTCTCGTGCCAGCTCCTCCAGAGCCGATTACTTTGCTCAGAAACAACGTAAACTGAGCCGCAGAACCAGCTTCAGCTTCCAGAAGGAGAAGAAAAGTGGTCCGTAG
- the mapkap1 gene encoding target of rapamycin complex 2 subunit MAPKAP1 isoform X2 — translation MAFLDNPAIILAHIRQSHVTSDDTGMCEMVLIDQDVDLEKCQLTRVPGFSCSSTIPDSLNEGGNNGLDNHPCELSQSMDITSSWDFGIRRRSNTGLQLDSSEKPGAAAQRLERLRKERQNQIKCKNIQWKERSSSQSAEDLGSMFEKRDFKDRPRTSGTKSTLSLRLEQCPQQLNNPFNEYSKFDGKGHIGTTATKKIDVYLSMQMAQEKIHPMTVVTIANARVYDLIGLICWQYTSEGREPKLNENVNAYCLHIAEDDGEVDTDFPPLDCNEPIHKFGFSTLALVEKYSSPGLTSRQSLFVRINAAHGFSLIPVDSLKVTMKDILQKALKKRKGSQKGPMYRLEKQTEPNVAIDLDSTLESQNTLEFCLVRENSSRGEESSEEDPPIDITTVQDMLSSHHYKSFKISMIHKLRFTTDVQLAVSGEKVEIDPVTNQKASTKFWIRQKPISIDSDHLCACDLVEERSPSHAIFKVTYLSNHDYKALYFESDAATVNEIVLKVNYILESRASSSRADYFAQKQRKLSRRTSFSFQKEKKSGP, via the exons ATGGCTTTCCTGGATAATCCTGCCATTATTTTGGCTCACATCAGACAGTCTCACGTAACCAGTGATGATACTGGGATGTGTGAGATGGTCCTGATAGACCAGGACGTGGATCTGGAGAAGTGTCAGCTAACCCGTGTGCCAGGCTTCAGCTGCTCGTCCACTATTCCAGACTCTTTAAACGAAGGAGGAAATAACGGACTAGATAATCATCCATGCGAGCTTTCCCAGTCCATGGACATCACCTCCAGCTGGGACTTTGGGATCCGCCGGCGCTCTAACACAG GGCTTCAACTGGATAGCAGTGAGAAACCTGGGGCTGCTG caCAAAGACTGGAACGACTGCGAAAGGAGCGACAGAATCAAATCAAGTGTAAGAACATCCAGTGGAAGGAGAGGTCGTCCTCACAGTCAG CTGAAGATTTGGGCTCCATGTTTGAAAAACGGGACTTTAAAGACAGACCGCGAACCAGTGGAACTAAATCCACCCTCTCACTGCGACTGGAACAGTGTCCACAGCAGCTCAACAATCCCTTCAACGAGTATTCGAAGTTTGATGGAAAG GGACACATCGGGACGACGGCTACAAAGAAAATTGACGTCTACCTTTCAATGCAAATGGCTCAAGAGAAAATCCACCCAATGACGGTGGTGACCATCGCCAACGCCCGCGTCTACGACCTCATTGGACTGATCTGCTGGCAGTACACCAGTGAGGGACGAGAACCTAAACTCAA TGAGAATGTGAACGCGTACTGTCTCCACATCGCTGAGGACGACGGTGAGGTGGACACAGACTTCCCTCCACTGGACTGTAACGAACCCATCCACAAGTTTGGTTTCAGCACTTTGGCCTTGGTGGAGAAATACTCGTCACCTGGACTCACCTCCAGACAGTCCCTGTTTGTCAGAAT aAATGCTGCTCATGGTTTCTCTCTCATCCCTGTGGACAGTCTGAAGGTAACTATGAAAGATATTCTCCAGAAGGCGCTGAAGAAGAGGAAAGGCTCACAAAAAG GGCCGATGTATCGACTGGAAAAACAGACGGAGCCGAACGTTGCGATAGACTTGGACTCGACGCTAGAAAGTCAGAACACGCTGGAGTTCTGCCTGGTCAGAGAGAACA GTTCCAGGGGGGAGGAGAGCTCTGAGGAAGACCCCCCCATCGACATCACCACCGTCCAAGACATGTTGAGCAGTCACCATTACAAGTCCTTTAAGATTAGCATGATCCACAAGCTGCGGTTCACCACCGATGTTCAGCTcg CCGTCTCTGGGGAGAAGGTAGAGATTGACccagtgaccaatcagaaggCCAGCACCAAGTTCTGGATCCGACAGAAGCCGATCTCCATCGACTCAGATCATCTGTGTGCCTGTGACCTGGTAGAGGAAAGAAGCCCCA GTCACGCCATCTTCAAAGTCACCTATCTCAGTAACCATGACTACAAGGCTCTGTACTTTGAGTCAGATGCTGCTACGGTCAATGAGATCGTGCTGAAG gtGAACTACATCCTGGAGTCTCGTGCCAGCTCCTCCAGAGCCGATTACTTTGCTCAGAAACAACGTAAACTGAGCCGCAGAACCAGCTTCAGCTTCCAGAAGGAGAAGAAAAGTGGTCCGTAG
- the mapkap1 gene encoding target of rapamycin complex 2 subunit MAPKAP1 isoform X3: MAFLDNPAIILAHIRQSHVTSDDTGMCEMVLIDQDVDLEKCQLTRVPGFSCSSTIPDSLNEGGNNGLDNHPCELSQSMDITSSWDFGIRRRSNTAQRLERLRKERQNQIKCKNIQWKERSSSQSAEDLGSMFEKRDFKDRPRTSGTKSTLSLRLEQCPQQLNNPFNEYSKFDGKGHIGTTATKKIDVYLSMQMAQEKIHPMTVVTIANARVYDLIGLICWQYTSEGREPKLNENVNAYCLHIAEDDGEVDTDFPPLDCNEPIHKFGFSTLALVEKYSSPGLTSRQSLFVRINAAHGFSLIPVDSLKVTMKDILQKALKKRKGSQKGAGPMYRLEKQTEPNVAIDLDSTLESQNTLEFCLVRENSSRGEESSEEDPPIDITTVQDMLSSHHYKSFKISMIHKLRFTTDVQLAVSGEKVEIDPVTNQKASTKFWIRQKPISIDSDHLCACDLVEERSPSHAIFKVTYLSNHDYKALYFESDAATVNEIVLKVNYILESRASSSRADYFAQKQRKLSRRTSFSFQKEKKSGP, translated from the exons ATGGCTTTCCTGGATAATCCTGCCATTATTTTGGCTCACATCAGACAGTCTCACGTAACCAGTGATGATACTGGGATGTGTGAGATGGTCCTGATAGACCAGGACGTGGATCTGGAGAAGTGTCAGCTAACCCGTGTGCCAGGCTTCAGCTGCTCGTCCACTATTCCAGACTCTTTAAACGAAGGAGGAAATAACGGACTAGATAATCATCCATGCGAGCTTTCCCAGTCCATGGACATCACCTCCAGCTGGGACTTTGGGATCCGCCGGCGCTCTAACACAG caCAAAGACTGGAACGACTGCGAAAGGAGCGACAGAATCAAATCAAGTGTAAGAACATCCAGTGGAAGGAGAGGTCGTCCTCACAGTCAG CTGAAGATTTGGGCTCCATGTTTGAAAAACGGGACTTTAAAGACAGACCGCGAACCAGTGGAACTAAATCCACCCTCTCACTGCGACTGGAACAGTGTCCACAGCAGCTCAACAATCCCTTCAACGAGTATTCGAAGTTTGATGGAAAG GGACACATCGGGACGACGGCTACAAAGAAAATTGACGTCTACCTTTCAATGCAAATGGCTCAAGAGAAAATCCACCCAATGACGGTGGTGACCATCGCCAACGCCCGCGTCTACGACCTCATTGGACTGATCTGCTGGCAGTACACCAGTGAGGGACGAGAACCTAAACTCAA TGAGAATGTGAACGCGTACTGTCTCCACATCGCTGAGGACGACGGTGAGGTGGACACAGACTTCCCTCCACTGGACTGTAACGAACCCATCCACAAGTTTGGTTTCAGCACTTTGGCCTTGGTGGAGAAATACTCGTCACCTGGACTCACCTCCAGACAGTCCCTGTTTGTCAGAAT aAATGCTGCTCATGGTTTCTCTCTCATCCCTGTGGACAGTCTGAAGGTAACTATGAAAGATATTCTCCAGAAGGCGCTGAAGAAGAGGAAAGGCTCACAAAAAGGTGCAG GGCCGATGTATCGACTGGAAAAACAGACGGAGCCGAACGTTGCGATAGACTTGGACTCGACGCTAGAAAGTCAGAACACGCTGGAGTTCTGCCTGGTCAGAGAGAACA GTTCCAGGGGGGAGGAGAGCTCTGAGGAAGACCCCCCCATCGACATCACCACCGTCCAAGACATGTTGAGCAGTCACCATTACAAGTCCTTTAAGATTAGCATGATCCACAAGCTGCGGTTCACCACCGATGTTCAGCTcg CCGTCTCTGGGGAGAAGGTAGAGATTGACccagtgaccaatcagaaggCCAGCACCAAGTTCTGGATCCGACAGAAGCCGATCTCCATCGACTCAGATCATCTGTGTGCCTGTGACCTGGTAGAGGAAAGAAGCCCCA GTCACGCCATCTTCAAAGTCACCTATCTCAGTAACCATGACTACAAGGCTCTGTACTTTGAGTCAGATGCTGCTACGGTCAATGAGATCGTGCTGAAG gtGAACTACATCCTGGAGTCTCGTGCCAGCTCCTCCAGAGCCGATTACTTTGCTCAGAAACAACGTAAACTGAGCCGCAGAACCAGCTTCAGCTTCCAGAAGGAGAAGAAAAGTGGTCCGTAG